A DNA window from Aquarana catesbeiana isolate 2022-GZ linkage group LG01, ASM4218655v1, whole genome shotgun sequence contains the following coding sequences:
- the ANP32B gene encoding acidic leucine-rich nuclear phosphoprotein 32 family member B isoform X2: MDMKKRIHLELRNRTPSDVRELVLDNCRAKEGKIEGLTAEFVNLEFLSLINVMLMSVSNLPKLPKLKKLELSDNRISGGLDVLAEKLPNLTHLNLSGNKLKDISTLEPLKKLEHLKSLDLFNCEVTNLNDYRESVFKLLPQLTYLDGYDKDDKEAPDSDAEADGDGVDEEEEDEEGEEEDDDEEEEGEEEEDIDEEEDEDEEEEEVGEDDDEDASEDDDEEVLGHEVEDEEEDDDEEDDEEEIGKGEKRKRETDDEGDEEED; encoded by the exons GTACGGGAACTAGTTTTGGACAACTGCAGGGCAAAAGAAGGCAAAATCGAGGGTCTAACGGCAGAGTTTGTCAATCTAGAGTTCCTCAGCCTTATAAATGTTATGTTGATGTCCGTTTCAAATCTTCCAAAATTACCCAAGTTAAAAaag CTTGAACTAAGCGACAACAGGATTTCTGGAGGTCTAGATGTACTAGCAGAGAAGCTCCCAAACCTCACACATCTAAATCTCAGTGGAAATAAATTAAAAGATATTAGCACATTGGAACCTTTG aaaaaatTGGAACATCTAAAGAGTCTTGACCTATTCAACTGTGAAGTAACAAATCTTAATGACTACAGAGAAAGTGTATTCAAACTCCTTCCTCAGCTGACTTATCTGGATGGATATGACAAAGATGATAAAGAAGCCCCAGATTCAGATGCAGAAGCTGATGGGGATGGTGTtgatgaggaggaagaagatgaag AGGGCGAAGAAGAGGACGATGATGAAGAGGAAGAAGGCGAAGAGGAAGAAGACATAGATGAGGAAGAagatgaggatgaagaagaggaagaagtggGAGAGGATGACGATGAAGATGCAAGCGAAGATGATGAT GAGGAAGTGCTTGGACACGAAGTAGAAGATGAGGAAGAGGATgacgatgaggaggatgatgaag AAGAAATCggaaaaggagagaagagaaagagggaaACGGATGATGAGGGTGATGAGGAGGAAGACTAA
- the ANP32B gene encoding acidic leucine-rich nuclear phosphoprotein 32 family member B isoform X1 has product MDMKKRIHLELRNRTPSDVRELVLDNCRAKEGKIEGLTAEFVNLEFLSLINVMLMSVSNLPKLPKLKKLELSDNRISGGLDVLAEKLPNLTHLNLSGNKLKDISTLEPLKKLEHLKSLDLFNCEVTNLNDYRESVFKLLPQLTYLDGYDKDDKEAPDSDAEADGDGVDEEEEDEEGEEEDDDEEEEGEEEEDIDEEEDEDEEEEEVGEDDDEDASEDDDEEVLGHEVEDEEEDDDEEDDEEEEIGKGEKRKRETDDEGDEEED; this is encoded by the exons GTACGGGAACTAGTTTTGGACAACTGCAGGGCAAAAGAAGGCAAAATCGAGGGTCTAACGGCAGAGTTTGTCAATCTAGAGTTCCTCAGCCTTATAAATGTTATGTTGATGTCCGTTTCAAATCTTCCAAAATTACCCAAGTTAAAAaag CTTGAACTAAGCGACAACAGGATTTCTGGAGGTCTAGATGTACTAGCAGAGAAGCTCCCAAACCTCACACATCTAAATCTCAGTGGAAATAAATTAAAAGATATTAGCACATTGGAACCTTTG aaaaaatTGGAACATCTAAAGAGTCTTGACCTATTCAACTGTGAAGTAACAAATCTTAATGACTACAGAGAAAGTGTATTCAAACTCCTTCCTCAGCTGACTTATCTGGATGGATATGACAAAGATGATAAAGAAGCCCCAGATTCAGATGCAGAAGCTGATGGGGATGGTGTtgatgaggaggaagaagatgaag AGGGCGAAGAAGAGGACGATGATGAAGAGGAAGAAGGCGAAGAGGAAGAAGACATAGATGAGGAAGAagatgaggatgaagaagaggaagaagtggGAGAGGATGACGATGAAGATGCAAGCGAAGATGATGAT GAGGAAGTGCTTGGACACGAAGTAGAAGATGAGGAAGAGGATgacgatgaggaggatgatgaag aaGAAGAAATCggaaaaggagagaagagaaagagggaaACGGATGATGAGGGTGATGAGGAGGAAGACTAA